The Stratiformator vulcanicus genome has a segment encoding these proteins:
- a CDS encoding TadE/TadG family type IV pilus assembly protein gives MRLHDSSKPQSQQRKGATLILMVALILVVGGMVAFAVDVGWMYLVRAQLQSAVDAGAIAASMQFQNDPDDVNDAVEKAKEFVQRNRVGWGSVVASDVIAVQAGYWDEGTRTFIPDSTKPDAIRVSAVLGDEPLMFGPILGKETFGTVRSAIARAGGNPMDIMMTLDLSGSMRSRGRIEALHSAAPTFIDVIEDVGDEDYIGVMGYGALADKYDPLALGHLGVSYLKAPAQLYPDDPEEYVGVLESPLTKNFGYLRDTVLSVDSLVASKYNGWTPVGAALRDSVHYLVTNGRADNDVKKFVVLMSDGRANKPNGNGRGYAMEMADYAVDQGIAVYTISLGNSADENLMQRIADRTGGQHFIARGSGSGLSASLTDAFRKVSRAIKGTELVH, from the coding sequence ATGAGACTCCATGACAGTTCCAAACCACAAAGTCAGCAACGCAAAGGCGCCACGCTGATTCTAATGGTGGCCTTAATTCTGGTCGTCGGCGGCATGGTCGCGTTTGCGGTCGACGTCGGCTGGATGTATCTCGTTCGAGCACAGCTTCAAAGTGCGGTCGATGCCGGGGCGATCGCCGCGAGTATGCAGTTCCAGAACGATCCTGACGACGTCAACGACGCGGTCGAAAAGGCGAAGGAATTCGTCCAACGAAATCGCGTCGGGTGGGGATCGGTCGTGGCTTCGGACGTGATTGCCGTCCAAGCAGGCTATTGGGACGAGGGAACCCGCACCTTTATTCCCGATTCGACGAAGCCCGACGCGATCCGTGTGAGTGCTGTTCTGGGCGATGAGCCACTCATGTTCGGGCCGATCCTTGGCAAAGAGACCTTCGGCACCGTCCGCTCCGCCATCGCGCGGGCCGGCGGCAATCCCATGGATATTATGATGACGCTTGATCTGTCCGGCTCGATGCGGTCACGAGGACGGATCGAGGCTTTGCATTCGGCGGCACCGACATTCATTGACGTTATTGAAGACGTCGGAGATGAAGACTACATCGGCGTGATGGGTTACGGGGCCCTCGCCGATAAATATGATCCGCTCGCTTTGGGCCATCTGGGGGTTTCCTATCTTAAAGCTCCCGCCCAACTCTATCCGGATGACCCAGAAGAATATGTCGGCGTGCTGGAAAGTCCGCTGACGAAAAATTTTGGCTATCTCCGCGATACGGTTCTCAGCGTCGATTCGCTCGTGGCGAGCAAGTACAACGGTTGGACCCCGGTCGGTGCTGCGTTGCGAGATTCGGTCCACTACCTCGTCACCAACGGCCGTGCAGACAATGACGTTAAGAAGTTCGTGGTCTTGATGAGTGACGGGCGTGCTAATAAACCGAACGGAAACGGTCGGGGCTACGCAATGGAAATGGCCGATTATGCCGTCGACCAGGGGATCGCCGTCTACACGATCAGCCTTGGAAACTCAGCCGATGAAAATTTGATGCAGAGGATCGCAGACAGGACCGGCGGTCAACATTTCATCGCCCGCGGATCCGGCAGCGGCCTTTCCGCATCGCTGACCGACGCCTTTCGTAAAGTTTCGCGTGCCATTAAGGGCACCGAATTGGTTCACTAA
- a CDS encoding TadE/TadG family type IV pilus assembly protein, whose product MLSTKHRAKPERGNSRRGATTVEMAVVLGPLLLIIFGSIEFERALMVSHALEEAARAGCRIAILKGSTTESVAAEMSPILDSCGIDKFTINIEPKNVSSAQRWEPVSVTIEAQYKEVSWIPVPTFLSNARLTGSCTMPKEYSDNE is encoded by the coding sequence ATGTTGTCGACCAAACATCGAGCCAAACCCGAACGCGGCAATAGTCGCCGCGGAGCGACGACCGTCGAAATGGCGGTCGTTCTCGGTCCGCTGTTGCTGATCATTTTCGGCAGCATCGAATTCGAGCGGGCCCTCATGGTCTCCCACGCCTTGGAAGAAGCAGCGAGAGCCGGTTGCCGCATCGCAATTCTTAAAGGTTCCACTACGGAGAGTGTGGCCGCTGAGATGAGTCCCATACTCGACTCATGCGGTATCGATAAATTTACGATCAACATTGAGCCTAAGAATGTTTCATCGGCCCAGCGTTGGGAGCCGGTCTCCGTCACGATTGAAGCGCAATACAAAGAAGTCAGTTGGATTCCGGTGCCGACGTTTTTAAGCAATGCCCGCCTGACCGGCTCCTGCACGATGCCCAAAGAATATTCGGACAACGAGTGA
- the katG gene encoding catalase/peroxidase HPI yields the protein MIMNCARLISTCAALGIAATAFAEDTPYEKIPEKGEECAAGMCPVMGGKLPPALAGARSTDDWWPNRLNLDLLSQNSDLVDPLDDDFNYAEEFESLDLEAVKKDLAELMTDSQDWWPADYGHYGPFFIRMAWHSAGTYRLADGRGGASDGMQRFAPLNSWPDNGNLDKARRLLWPIKQKYGQKISWADLMILTGNVALETMGFETFGFAGGREDVWEPQKDVYWGPETKMLSDARYQVGENLPDPLAATTMGLIYVNPEGPKGKPDPLAAAHAIRQTFGNMAMSDYETVALIAGGHTFGKSHGAADPSKYVGPEPEAAGLAEQGFGWKNSYGTGNAGDTITSGLEGAWTSTPTEWSTGYFDNLFGYEWELITGPGGKHQWTPKTDSAEDSVPDAHDPNKSHPPMMFTTDLALKLDPGFRKISKRFHENPDELKQAFAKAWYKLTHRDMGPVSRLLGPEVAEPQLWQDPVPEVDCELINEEDIASLKSVILKSGLTPSELISTAWASASTYRGSDMRGGANGARVRLAPQKHWAVNEPQQLAKVLKTLEEIQAEFNGSASGDKKVSLADLIVLGGSAAVEQAAENAGHDVTVPFAPGRTDATPEMTDVAAFEVMEPRADGFRNYQSRDFDGRAEAALVDRANLLTLTAPEMTALIGGLRVLDTNAGSGPLGELGVFTDEPGTLTNDFFVNLLDMNTEWSVSPMCDHFYEGRDRKSGDVKWTATNVDLIFGSNSQLRAIAEVYASNGGEQKFVNDFVDAWTKVMRLDRFDLKPEVRAGSKAMASK from the coding sequence ATGATAATGAACTGCGCTCGATTGATCTCAACCTGTGCCGCGCTAGGCATCGCCGCGACAGCGTTCGCCGAAGACACGCCATACGAAAAAATCCCTGAGAAAGGTGAAGAGTGTGCCGCGGGGATGTGCCCGGTGATGGGTGGCAAACTTCCCCCCGCGTTAGCCGGAGCCCGCTCGACCGACGATTGGTGGCCGAATCGGTTGAATCTCGACCTGCTCAGTCAGAACTCAGACCTGGTCGACCCGCTGGACGATGACTTCAATTACGCTGAAGAGTTCGAGTCACTCGATCTCGAAGCCGTCAAAAAAGATCTTGCGGAACTGATGACCGACTCGCAAGATTGGTGGCCCGCCGACTACGGTCATTACGGCCCGTTCTTCATCCGGATGGCTTGGCACAGCGCCGGCACATACCGACTTGCTGATGGTCGCGGCGGGGCGAGTGACGGCATGCAACGTTTTGCTCCCCTCAACAGCTGGCCCGACAACGGGAACCTCGACAAGGCCCGCCGACTGCTCTGGCCGATTAAGCAAAAGTACGGTCAGAAAATTTCGTGGGCTGACCTGATGATTCTAACCGGCAATGTCGCGTTGGAAACGATGGGCTTTGAGACCTTTGGTTTCGCCGGAGGTCGCGAAGACGTTTGGGAACCGCAGAAAGACGTTTACTGGGGCCCCGAGACGAAGATGCTCAGCGACGCCCGCTATCAGGTTGGTGAGAATCTGCCCGACCCACTCGCCGCCACGACGATGGGCTTAATCTACGTCAACCCGGAAGGCCCCAAGGGCAAACCCGACCCTCTCGCGGCCGCGCACGCGATTCGCCAGACGTTCGGTAACATGGCCATGAGCGATTACGAAACCGTCGCCCTGATCGCCGGTGGTCACACCTTCGGTAAGTCGCACGGGGCGGCTGACCCCTCTAAATATGTCGGTCCCGAACCCGAAGCGGCTGGTCTTGCTGAACAGGGATTCGGCTGGAAGAACTCTTACGGCACCGGCAACGCCGGCGACACAATCACCAGCGGCCTCGAAGGAGCCTGGACATCGACCCCGACCGAATGGTCGACCGGCTACTTTGACAACCTGTTCGGCTACGAATGGGAATTAATCACCGGCCCGGGCGGCAAGCACCAGTGGACGCCGAAGACGGACTCCGCAGAGGACTCAGTCCCCGATGCCCACGATCCGAACAAGTCGCACCCGCCGATGATGTTTACAACCGACCTGGCACTAAAGCTCGACCCCGGCTTCCGGAAAATCTCAAAACGTTTTCATGAGAATCCTGATGAGTTGAAGCAAGCCTTCGCCAAAGCGTGGTACAAATTGACGCACCGCGATATGGGTCCGGTATCTCGACTGCTCGGTCCCGAAGTTGCCGAGCCGCAGTTGTGGCAAGATCCTGTTCCCGAAGTCGATTGCGAGCTGATTAATGAAGAGGATATCGCATCTCTGAAGAGCGTCATCCTTAAGTCTGGGCTGACGCCTTCTGAGTTAATTTCAACGGCGTGGGCCTCGGCATCGACCTATCGTGGCAGCGATATGCGGGGCGGCGCCAACGGCGCTCGAGTCCGCCTTGCGCCGCAAAAACACTGGGCCGTCAACGAGCCACAACAATTGGCCAAAGTCTTAAAGACTCTAGAAGAAATTCAGGCGGAGTTTAATGGCTCGGCATCGGGTGACAAGAAGGTCTCGCTCGCTGACTTGATCGTTCTCGGGGGATCGGCCGCGGTCGAACAGGCTGCTGAGAACGCCGGGCACGACGTCACGGTTCCGTTCGCACCGGGACGCACTGACGCGACGCCTGAGATGACCGACGTCGCCGCATTTGAGGTGATGGAGCCGCGAGCCGATGGCTTCCGCAACTATCAGAGCCGCGACTTCGACGGACGAGCAGAAGCCGCTTTGGTCGACCGGGCCAATCTGCTCACGCTGACCGCTCCCGAAATGACGGCCCTCATCGGCGGCCTCCGCGTGCTCGACACCAACGCAGGTAGTGGCCCACTCGGAGAGTTAGGCGTCTTCACCGATGAGCCGGGCACGCTGACGAATGACTTCTTCGTGAACCTGCTCGACATGAATACCGAGTGGTCGGTCTCGCCAATGTGCGATCATTTCTACGAAGGACGCGATCGCAAGTCCGGCGATGTGAAATGGACGGCCACGAACGTCGACCTCATCTTCGGATCGAACTCGCAACTGCGGGCGATCGCCGAGGTTTATGCCTCGAATGGAGGCGAGCAGAAATTCGTAAATGACTTTGTGGACGCGTGGACCAAGGTAATGAGGCTTGACCGATTTGACCTCAAACCCGAAGTGCGAGCGGGATCGAAGGCGATGGCCTCCAAATAG
- a CDS encoding TadE/TadG family type IV pilus assembly protein codes for MIRFRTHQPKFPRRRRAAAAVEFAVILPVLVALLMGALEIGRGIWLQNTLQEIAQAGCRVHSIQSVPAAATENVISEAMTRAGITEYLVTYDPPAKSDFQQHMDPVTVIVTVPFAHVSYVTPSYLNNSSMSAQCTMPANLDD; via the coding sequence ATGATTCGATTTCGCACTCATCAACCCAAATTTCCTCGGCGACGCCGCGCGGCAGCCGCCGTCGAATTCGCCGTCATTCTGCCGGTGCTTGTCGCACTATTGATGGGCGCGTTGGAAATCGGTCGAGGCATTTGGCTTCAGAACACCCTGCAGGAAATCGCCCAAGCCGGTTGCCGCGTGCATTCGATCCAGAGTGTTCCGGCAGCCGCCACTGAAAATGTCATTTCGGAAGCGATGACGAGAGCCGGAATCACCGAATACCTCGTCACCTATGATCCTCCGGCGAAGAGCGATTTTCAGCAGCACATGGACCCGGTCACGGTGATCGTGACGGTGCCGTTCGCGCACGTCTCATACGTCACGCCGTCTTATCTGAATAACTCCAGCATGTCGGCCCAGTGTACAATGCCGGCCAACCTCGACGACTAG